One part of the Alistipes onderdonkii genome encodes these proteins:
- a CDS encoding ABC-F family ATP-binding cassette domain-containing protein yields MASCLQVENLTKSYGEQVLFENISFTIEEGRRVALVAKNGTGKTTLLNIIAGKESHDAGSVVPRRGLRIAYLEQSPAYPAGMTVLEACFHAANPALKAIAEYERAIGNASGEGLQEAMARMDALEAWDYEQRAKRILSRLRIRDFGQKVETLSGGQLKRVALANVLISESDLLILDEPTNHLDTDMTEWLEEYLAASSAALLMVTHDRYFLDSVCSDILEMENRRIYHYAGNYSYYLEKKQERETADAAQRASDMNLYRRELEWMRRQPQARATKARSRIDAFRDLESRLKTTRRSGEVRLDVGASRIGTKIFEARDVSKRFGDVVILDKFNYNFTRYEKLGIVGDNGCGKSTFLKLLTGIERPDSGVIDIGETVRFGYYSQQGLEFDDSMRVIDVVTAIAEQVELGDGRRMSASQLLQHFLFTPETQYNYVARLSGGERRRLYLCTVLMQSPNFLVLDEPTNDLDIVTLGILEEYLQAFRGCVIVVSHDRYFVDKVADHLLVFCGGGEIRDFAGTYSEYVAWKREYEAARRAEAAQARPKPQAAKTQAAEAVPRKLSFNEKRELEALETEIPALEAEKAALEASLSSGTLPVEELTAQSRRIAELIASIDEKTMRWLELSER; encoded by the coding sequence ATGGCTTCTTGTCTCCAGGTGGAAAACCTCACCAAATCGTACGGCGAGCAGGTGCTCTTCGAAAATATCTCGTTCACGATCGAGGAGGGCCGGCGCGTGGCCCTCGTGGCGAAGAACGGCACGGGAAAAACCACGCTGCTGAACATCATCGCGGGGAAGGAAAGCCACGATGCGGGCAGCGTCGTGCCGCGCCGCGGCCTGAGGATCGCCTACCTGGAACAAAGCCCCGCATACCCGGCGGGCATGACCGTACTGGAAGCCTGCTTCCACGCGGCAAACCCGGCTCTGAAGGCCATCGCGGAGTATGAGCGGGCGATCGGCAATGCGTCGGGCGAAGGGCTGCAGGAGGCAATGGCGCGGATGGATGCCCTCGAAGCGTGGGATTACGAGCAGCGCGCCAAGCGGATCCTTTCACGGCTCAGGATCCGCGACTTCGGGCAAAAAGTGGAGACCCTCTCGGGCGGGCAGCTCAAGCGCGTGGCGCTGGCCAACGTGCTGATCAGCGAATCCGACCTGCTGATCCTCGACGAGCCGACCAACCACCTCGACACCGACATGACCGAGTGGCTCGAAGAGTACCTCGCGGCGAGCAGCGCCGCGCTGCTGATGGTGACCCACGACCGGTATTTCCTCGACAGCGTGTGCAGCGACATCCTCGAAATGGAAAACCGCCGGATCTACCACTATGCGGGCAACTACTCCTATTACCTGGAAAAGAAACAGGAGCGCGAAACGGCCGACGCGGCACAGCGGGCGAGCGACATGAACCTCTACCGCCGCGAACTGGAGTGGATGCGCCGCCAGCCGCAGGCGCGGGCGACCAAGGCGCGGTCGCGCATCGACGCGTTCCGCGATCTCGAATCGCGGCTCAAAACGACGCGCCGCAGCGGCGAGGTGCGGCTCGACGTCGGGGCGTCGCGGATCGGCACCAAGATATTCGAGGCCCGCGACGTGAGCAAGCGCTTCGGCGACGTGGTGATCCTCGACAAGTTCAACTACAACTTCACCCGCTACGAAAAGCTGGGGATCGTGGGCGACAACGGTTGCGGCAAGTCGACGTTTCTCAAATTGCTGACGGGCATCGAACGACCCGACAGCGGTGTGATCGACATAGGCGAAACCGTTCGCTTCGGCTATTACAGCCAGCAGGGGCTAGAGTTCGACGACTCGATGAGGGTGATCGACGTGGTGACGGCGATCGCCGAACAGGTCGAACTGGGCGACGGGCGGCGGATGAGCGCCTCGCAGCTGCTGCAGCATTTCCTCTTCACACCGGAAACGCAATACAATTACGTGGCACGCCTGAGCGGCGGCGAGCGGCGGAGGTTATACCTCTGCACGGTGCTGATGCAGAGCCCCAATTTCCTGGTGCTGGACGAGCCGACGAACGACCTGGACATCGTAACGCTGGGCATCCTGGAAGAGTACCTGCAAGCGTTCAGAGGCTGCGTGATCGTGGTGTCGCACGACCGTTATTTCGTGGACAAGGTCGCCGACCACCTGCTGGTTTTCTGCGGCGGGGGCGAGATCAGGGATTTTGCGGGAACCTACTCGGAATACGTGGCCTGGAAGCGCGAATACGAAGCGGCACGCCGCGCCGAAGCCGCACAGGCCCGCCCCAAACCGCAGGCGGCGAAAACACAGGCGGCGGAGGCTGTGCCGCGCAAGCTCTCGTTCAACGAAAAGAGGGAGCTGGAAGCGCTCGAAACGGAAATCCCGGCGCTCGAGGCCGAGAAAGCGGCACTCGAGGCGTCGCTCTCGTCGGGGACGCTCCCGGTGGAGGAGCTCACGGCGCAGTCACGGCGCATAGCGGAGCTGATCGCGTCGATCGACGAAAAGACGATGCGCTGGCTGGAGCTGAGCGAGCGGTGA
- a CDS encoding beta-L-arabinofuranosidase domain-containing protein codes for MKKLMSLLLAGLLLATATATAAAPYANNRAPLREKPFVKLPLGAIRAEGWLRDQLQRQADGLTGHLDSVYPEVMGPRNGWLGGDGDVWERGPYWIDGLLPLAYILGDRQLIEKTRPWIEWALGSRQPDGYFGPAEDRPFESPAIQRDNARDWWPKMVMLKVLQQYYSATGDERVIELMRAYFRYQLRELPKTPLGHWTFWGEQRGGDNLGIVYWLYNITGDEFLLELGDLIHRQTLDWTGILAGGEVIPTPFSLHCVNLAQGIKEPVVYYQRSNDPAHVAAVKKGFADIRRYIGLPTGLYGGDEALHGAAPTQGSELCTAVEMMYSLEEMAEITGDVQFADHLERVAFNALPTQATDAYDARQYYQQVNQVMITDHRRNFEQSHDGTDILYGLLTGYACCTSNMHQGWPKFTQNLWYATHDGGLAAMVYSPCNVTAEVAGGVRVTIAERTQYPFDEQIRFEIKIDGRKVKTAQFPLRLRIPGWCEGATVAVNGQAVATPAGGSVAEVRRTWRTGDVVTLRLPMEVAVSRWYERSAVVERGPLVYSLRIGEKWSKVRNPGKQIYGPWYYEVRPTTPWNYTLFEEDVRPERIAEAFRVERRDIGDAYPWTLENAPVEIKARGRRLDEWVLYQESAGPQPYSTNETANPAEEITLIPYGCTTLRITEFPLTRDLRKNW; via the coding sequence ATGAAAAAACTCATGTCCCTGCTGCTGGCAGGCCTACTCCTGGCAACGGCCACCGCGACGGCCGCGGCACCCTATGCCAACAACCGCGCCCCGCTGCGCGAAAAGCCCTTCGTGAAACTTCCGCTGGGCGCCATCCGCGCCGAAGGATGGCTCCGCGACCAGTTGCAGCGTCAGGCCGACGGGCTGACGGGGCACCTCGATTCGGTCTACCCCGAGGTGATGGGCCCGCGCAACGGCTGGCTGGGCGGCGACGGCGACGTCTGGGAACGCGGCCCCTACTGGATCGACGGGCTGCTGCCGCTGGCCTATATCCTCGGCGACAGGCAGCTGATCGAAAAGACCCGCCCCTGGATCGAGTGGGCGCTCGGCAGCCGGCAGCCCGACGGCTATTTCGGCCCGGCGGAAGACCGTCCGTTCGAAAGCCCGGCCATACAGCGCGACAACGCCCGCGACTGGTGGCCCAAGATGGTCATGCTCAAGGTGCTGCAACAATACTATTCGGCGACGGGCGACGAGCGCGTCATCGAACTGATGAGGGCCTATTTCCGTTACCAGTTGCGCGAGCTTCCGAAGACCCCGCTGGGGCACTGGACTTTTTGGGGCGAACAGCGCGGCGGCGACAACCTGGGCATCGTCTACTGGCTCTACAACATCACGGGCGACGAATTCCTGCTGGAGCTGGGCGACCTGATCCACCGGCAGACGCTCGACTGGACGGGCATCCTCGCCGGCGGGGAGGTGATCCCGACGCCCTTTTCGCTGCACTGCGTGAACCTCGCGCAGGGGATCAAGGAGCCGGTGGTATACTACCAGCGCAGCAACGACCCGGCGCATGTGGCGGCCGTGAAGAAAGGCTTCGCGGACATACGCCGCTACATCGGCCTGCCGACGGGGTTGTACGGGGGCGACGAGGCGCTGCACGGCGCCGCCCCGACGCAGGGTTCGGAACTTTGCACGGCCGTGGAGATGATGTACTCGCTGGAGGAGATGGCCGAAATCACGGGCGACGTGCAGTTCGCCGACCATCTGGAGCGCGTGGCGTTCAACGCCCTGCCCACGCAGGCCACGGACGCCTATGACGCCCGCCAGTACTACCAGCAGGTCAACCAGGTGATGATTACCGACCACCGCCGCAATTTCGAGCAGAGCCACGACGGCACGGACATCCTCTACGGCCTGCTGACGGGCTATGCCTGCTGCACGTCGAACATGCACCAGGGATGGCCCAAGTTCACGCAAAACCTGTGGTATGCCACCCACGACGGCGGGCTGGCCGCGATGGTCTATTCGCCCTGCAACGTCACGGCCGAAGTGGCCGGCGGCGTACGGGTGACGATCGCCGAGCGGACGCAATACCCCTTCGACGAGCAGATACGCTTCGAGATAAAGATCGACGGCCGCAAGGTGAAAACGGCCCAGTTCCCGCTCCGCCTGCGCATCCCCGGCTGGTGCGAAGGGGCGACCGTGGCGGTGAACGGTCAGGCCGTGGCAACGCCCGCCGGGGGCTCCGTGGCGGAGGTGCGCCGCACGTGGCGCACGGGCGACGTGGTGACGCTCCGCCTGCCGATGGAGGTCGCCGTCAGCCGCTGGTACGAACGCTCGGCCGTCGTCGAGCGCGGGCCGCTGGTCTACTCGCTGCGCATCGGCGAAAAATGGTCGAAAGTCCGCAACCCCGGCAAGCAGATCTACGGCCCGTGGTATTACGAAGTGCGGCCGACGACCCCGTGGAACTACACGCTCTTCGAGGAGGACGTCCGCCCCGAACGCATTGCGGAGGCATTCAGGGTCGAGCGGCGCGATATCGGCGACGCCTATCCGTGGACGCTGGAAAATGCCCCGGTGGAGATCAAGGCGCGCGGGCGCAGGCTCGACGAATGGGTGCTCTACCAGGAGAGCGCCGGCCCCCAGCCGTACAGCACCAACGAGACCGCCAATCCCGCCGAAGAGATCACGCTGATCCCCTACGGCTGCACGACGCTGCGCATCACCGAGTTCCCCCTGACGCGCGACCTGCGCAAGAACTGGTAG
- a CDS encoding glycosyltransferase, protein METPLVSVCMTTYNHEAYLRQAVESILAQETSFDVELVLGDDCSTDSTAAICREYAAKYPGRVRFVTGQRNVGWRANYLRTFEACRGKYVAYCDGDDWWSDPRKLQMQADLLESDPSCGMCYTRASNYYQNTGLTEPDHEEHFTDFDRLLCRLTIANCATLARRDLIARYYAEVRPGEHPEWLTDDAPMWLWFAACSRIRYLPVITAVHRRLPQSVSHSTEYPRRIAFCDSLMDISLWFDARYSARRNRFRILRRRSSVALWVLSWNGSVGEYLARWRRDVAACPRLLFCPEGCGLLVKKILFRRKKQRL, encoded by the coding sequence ATGGAAACCCCGCTCGTATCGGTCTGCATGACCACTTACAACCACGAAGCTTACCTCCGCCAGGCTGTCGAAAGCATCTTGGCGCAGGAGACCTCATTTGACGTCGAACTGGTGCTGGGCGACGATTGCAGTACGGACTCCACGGCCGCTATTTGCCGCGAATACGCGGCGAAATACCCCGGCCGCGTGCGTTTCGTCACGGGCCAGCGCAACGTGGGCTGGCGTGCCAACTATCTCCGCACGTTCGAGGCCTGCCGCGGGAAATACGTGGCCTACTGCGACGGCGACGACTGGTGGAGCGACCCCCGCAAGTTGCAGATGCAGGCCGACCTGCTGGAGTCCGACCCCTCGTGCGGGATGTGCTATACGCGCGCCAGCAACTATTACCAGAACACCGGCCTCACCGAACCCGACCACGAGGAGCATTTTACCGATTTCGACCGCCTGCTCTGCCGGCTCACCATCGCCAACTGCGCCACGCTGGCGCGCCGCGACCTCATCGCCCGCTACTATGCCGAGGTGCGCCCCGGGGAACATCCCGAATGGCTTACCGACGACGCTCCGATGTGGCTCTGGTTCGCGGCCTGCAGCCGGATCCGCTACCTCCCGGTCATCACGGCGGTGCACCGCCGCCTGCCGCAGAGCGTGAGCCATAGCACGGAATATCCCCGCCGGATCGCCTTCTGCGACTCCCTGATGGACATAAGCCTGTGGTTCGATGCCCGTTACAGTGCACGCCGCAACCGTTTCCGCATCCTGCGGCGGCGCAGTTCGGTCGCGTTGTGGGTACTCTCCTGGAACGGTTCCGTCGGCGAATACCTCGCCCGGTGGCGCCGCGACGTGGCTGCCTGTCCGCGCCTGCTGTTCTGCCCCGAAGGCTGCGGGCTCCTCGTGAAGAAGATTTTGTTCCGACGTAAAAAACAACGACTATGA
- a CDS encoding DHH family phosphoesterase, producing MELSKERIESLRELLAPANRKIVIVAHTNPDGDAVGSSLAWAEVLRGMGHEVTCIVPNKYPYFLDWMPGIGQVVVFKNDTAGDAVRAIAEADLLFCLDFNAVSRLEILSDTIEANTTARRVLIDHHLSPDGHFDLSFSYPDSSSTCFLVYSIIEALFGTDAITRQMAEALYVGIMTDTGNFAYSFLTPELFRAVAVLVEKGISIPEIHNNVYNAYTEGRARLFGYVINRKMEIIQDGTVAYMSLMENEMRRFQFQQGDSEGFVNYALTIKKMKMSAMFLAHRKFIRVSLRSRGDVDVNLFARKYFNGGGHKNAAGGKSFVSMQETIDHYIKSVKEFAQDGHLG from the coding sequence ATGGAGCTATCGAAAGAGCGTATCGAATCCCTCAGGGAACTTCTCGCCCCGGCAAACCGGAAGATCGTGATTGTCGCCCATACCAATCCCGACGGCGATGCCGTGGGTTCTTCGCTCGCATGGGCCGAGGTGCTGCGGGGAATGGGACACGAGGTGACGTGCATCGTCCCGAACAAATACCCCTATTTTCTCGACTGGATGCCGGGTATCGGCCAGGTCGTGGTCTTCAAGAACGACACTGCGGGCGATGCCGTGCGCGCCATCGCCGAGGCCGACCTGCTCTTCTGCCTCGACTTCAACGCCGTGTCGCGGCTCGAAATCCTGAGCGATACGATCGAGGCCAACACCACGGCGCGCCGCGTGCTGATCGACCACCACCTTTCGCCCGACGGGCATTTCGACCTCTCGTTCTCGTATCCCGATTCGTCGAGCACCTGCTTCCTCGTATACAGCATCATCGAAGCGCTGTTCGGCACCGATGCCATTACGCGGCAGATGGCCGAGGCGCTCTACGTGGGCATCATGACCGACACGGGCAACTTCGCCTACTCGTTCCTCACGCCGGAGCTGTTCCGCGCCGTGGCGGTGCTGGTCGAGAAGGGCATCAGCATTCCCGAGATACACAACAACGTCTATAACGCCTATACCGAAGGCCGCGCACGATTGTTCGGTTATGTCATCAACCGCAAGATGGAGATCATCCAGGACGGGACGGTGGCCTACATGTCGCTGATGGAGAACGAAATGCGCCGTTTCCAGTTCCAGCAGGGCGACAGCGAGGGTTTCGTGAACTACGCGCTGACGATCAAGAAGATGAAGATGTCGGCCATGTTCCTGGCCCACCGCAAGTTCATCCGCGTGAGTTTACGTTCGCGCGGAGATGTCGACGTCAACCTCTTCGCCCGCAAGTACTTCAACGGCGGTGGCCACAAGAATGCCGCGGGAGGTAAATCGTTCGTTTCGATGCAGGAGACTATCGACCACTATATCAAGTCGGTAAAGGAGTTCGCCCAAGACGGGCACCTGGGTTGA
- a CDS encoding ATP-dependent helicase produces MEPKESPILQGLNPAQLAAVVNYDSPSLIIAGAGSGKTRVLTARIAYMIEQGVAPFNILALTFTNKAAQQMRERIAQMIPDNRSRYIRMGTFHSVFSRILRENAEKIGFPESFTIYEPSDCKNLIKTIVRELNLADEKYKPNLIASRISYAKNCLVTPGAYLANSVYAAEDRQAQIPEFGNVYNIYCQRCKRNGAMDFDDLLLQTNILLRDAPDVLARYQELFKYILVDEYQDTNYAQYVIIRRLSQLHSRVCVVGDDAQSIYSFRGAKIENILSFQKDFPAAKVFKLEQNYRSTRTIVDAANSVIVRNSKRMEKHCFSAGDVGEPIRILKAYTDREEAEIVVSDLRDKVRSTGDDWSEAVILYRTNNQSAVLEDNLRRRGIPYRIYKGSSFYDHKEVKDMLAYIRLVINPRDDEAFKRIVNYPTRGIGDTTVQRIAQLAAERGVSMWEAVDALVAEPAADPVQKTIARKVADFVAMIRSLSLARNEKGLYDFGLEIATRSGILAAYRAENTPEATSALDNIEELLNSMQEFKERCDAEIRNGERPQDEEATIEEWLQNVMLVTDMDKDDPEDRNKVTLMTVHSAKGLEYKYVYIVGLEENLFPSQRAAESPDGMEEERRLFYVALTRAKVEATISYAEMRFKWGNMEFSRPSCFLREIDPKYVRADFGSDTDDARPHRSPDGAAPSAIDELRRRFDYRFQQKQQAAGRNNGGGRPGSNPGRGNFGGRPSDGESGPARRFARAAAPRDARPQGRPDPALVQIPRPSTDGMRRIGVRQAADGGVPLGEAMPVSGDYTVGQRVEHPKFGVGIVQRIETLATDHKLVVAFDGAGEKTLLAKFAKLTKL; encoded by the coding sequence ATGGAACCCAAAGAATCTCCGATACTGCAAGGCCTGAACCCCGCACAGCTCGCTGCCGTGGTCAACTACGACAGCCCGTCGCTCATTATTGCCGGCGCCGGTTCGGGCAAGACGCGCGTGCTGACCGCGCGCATCGCCTATATGATCGAGCAGGGCGTGGCGCCCTTCAACATCCTGGCGCTCACCTTCACCAACAAGGCCGCCCAGCAGATGCGCGAGCGCATCGCGCAGATGATCCCTGATAACCGCAGCCGCTATATCCGCATGGGTACGTTCCACTCGGTCTTTTCGCGCATCCTGCGCGAGAACGCCGAAAAGATCGGTTTTCCCGAGTCGTTTACGATCTACGAGCCCTCGGACTGCAAGAACCTCATCAAGACCATCGTCCGCGAACTGAACCTCGCGGACGAGAAATACAAGCCCAACCTCATCGCGTCGCGTATCTCCTACGCCAAGAACTGCCTGGTGACGCCCGGCGCCTACCTCGCCAACTCGGTCTATGCCGCCGAAGACCGGCAGGCGCAGATCCCCGAGTTCGGCAATGTCTACAATATCTACTGCCAGCGCTGCAAGCGCAACGGCGCGATGGACTTCGACGACCTGCTCTTGCAGACCAACATCCTGCTGCGCGACGCCCCGGACGTGCTGGCGCGTTACCAGGAGCTGTTCAAATACATCCTGGTGGACGAGTACCAGGACACCAACTACGCCCAGTACGTCATCATCCGCCGCCTGTCGCAGCTCCACTCCCGGGTCTGCGTCGTGGGCGACGACGCACAGTCGATCTACTCGTTCCGCGGTGCCAAGATCGAGAACATCCTCTCCTTCCAGAAGGATTTTCCTGCGGCCAAGGTCTTCAAGCTTGAGCAGAACTACCGCTCGACCCGCACGATCGTCGATGCGGCCAATTCGGTCATCGTCCGCAACTCCAAGCGCATGGAGAAGCACTGTTTCTCGGCCGGCGACGTGGGTGAGCCGATCCGCATCCTCAAGGCCTATACCGACCGCGAGGAGGCCGAAATAGTGGTCTCCGACCTGCGCGACAAAGTCCGCTCGACGGGCGACGACTGGTCGGAAGCGGTGATCCTCTACCGCACCAACAACCAGTCGGCCGTGCTGGAGGATAACCTCCGCCGCCGCGGCATTCCCTACCGCATCTACAAGGGCAGTTCGTTCTACGACCACAAGGAGGTCAAGGACATGCTGGCCTATATCCGGCTGGTGATCAACCCGCGCGACGACGAGGCGTTCAAACGCATCGTCAACTATCCGACGCGCGGCATCGGCGACACGACCGTGCAGCGCATCGCGCAGCTGGCCGCCGAGCGGGGCGTCTCGATGTGGGAGGCGGTCGACGCGCTGGTCGCCGAGCCGGCCGCCGATCCCGTGCAGAAGACCATCGCCCGCAAGGTGGCGGACTTCGTGGCGATGATCCGCTCGCTGTCGCTCGCCCGCAACGAGAAGGGGCTTTACGACTTCGGGCTCGAGATCGCCACCCGCTCGGGCATCCTCGCGGCCTACCGCGCCGAGAATACCCCCGAGGCGACCTCGGCATTGGACAATATCGAGGAGCTGCTGAACTCGATGCAGGAGTTCAAGGAGCGGTGCGACGCCGAAATCCGCAACGGGGAGCGTCCGCAGGACGAAGAGGCGACCATCGAGGAGTGGTTGCAGAACGTCATGCTGGTGACCGACATGGACAAGGACGACCCCGAAGACCGCAACAAGGTGACGCTGATGACCGTCCACTCGGCCAAGGGGCTGGAATACAAATACGTGTATATCGTCGGGCTGGAGGAAAACCTCTTCCCCTCGCAGCGGGCCGCTGAGTCGCCCGACGGCATGGAGGAGGAGCGGCGCCTGTTCTACGTGGCGCTCACCCGGGCCAAGGTCGAGGCGACGATCTCCTACGCCGAGATGCGTTTCAAGTGGGGCAACATGGAGTTCTCGCGCCCGAGTTGCTTCTTGCGCGAGATCGACCCGAAATATGTCAGGGCCGACTTCGGTTCCGACACCGACGACGCCCGTCCGCACCGCTCGCCCGACGGGGCAGCGCCTTCGGCCATCGACGAACTGCGCCGCCGCTTCGACTACCGTTTCCAGCAGAAACAGCAGGCTGCGGGCAGGAACAATGGCGGCGGCCGGCCGGGCAGCAACCCCGGCCGCGGCAATTTCGGCGGCCGCCCCTCCGACGGCGAATCCGGCCCTGCAAGGCGTTTCGCCCGGGCTGCGGCACCCCGCGACGCCCGCCCGCAGGGGCGTCCCGACCCGGCGCTCGTCCAGATCCCGCGCCCCTCGACCGACGGCATGCGCCGCATCGGTGTGCGGCAGGCGGCCGACGGCGGCGTGCCCCTGGGCGAGGCGATGCCCGTCAGCGGCGATTATACCGTGGGGCAGCGCGTCGAGCACCCCAAGTTCGGCGTGGGTATCGTGCAGCGCATCGAGACCCTCGCCACCGACCACAAGCTGGTCGTGGCCTTCGATGGCGCGGGCGAAAAGACCCTGCTGGCTAAATTCGCCAAACTGACCAAACTCTGA
- a CDS encoding DUF4886 domain-containing protein, whose protein sequence is MTKIVLKFLLLLFVPFFTQARGTDSLRVLWVGNSYTYYNDMPSTVRQIAATQKVKLSCTRFLKGGERLSGHLKNQKLLDAIAAGGWDYVILQEQSSAPAMPTRQVAREVYPAARTLDSLVHVASPDARVIFYMTWGHKNGNRFPIPEYPPANSYGTMQERLITSYLEMAYDNDAWCAPVGMAWRRVRAERPDYVLYAQDCFHPGPLGSYLAANVIFTTIYGKPYQTACTLDFPAEQAEYIQRVAQQTVLENLTLLNIKR, encoded by the coding sequence ATGACCAAGATCGTCCTGAAATTCCTGTTGTTGCTGTTCGTGCCCTTTTTCACGCAGGCGCGTGGCACCGATTCGCTGCGGGTGCTGTGGGTCGGCAACAGCTATACCTATTACAACGACATGCCGTCCACCGTCCGGCAGATCGCCGCCACGCAGAAGGTGAAACTCTCCTGTACGCGCTTCCTCAAGGGCGGCGAGCGCCTTTCCGGCCACCTGAAAAACCAGAAACTGCTCGACGCCATCGCCGCGGGCGGCTGGGACTACGTCATCCTCCAGGAGCAGAGTTCCGCACCGGCCATGCCGACCCGACAGGTCGCACGGGAAGTCTACCCTGCGGCGCGTACGCTCGACAGCCTGGTGCACGTCGCGTCGCCCGATGCCCGTGTGATCTTCTACATGACGTGGGGGCATAAGAACGGCAACCGCTTCCCGATTCCGGAGTACCCGCCCGCCAACAGCTACGGCACCATGCAGGAACGGCTGATTACCAGCTACCTCGAAATGGCCTACGACAACGACGCGTGGTGTGCCCCCGTGGGCATGGCATGGCGCCGGGTGCGTGCCGAAAGGCCCGATTACGTGCTCTATGCGCAGGATTGTTTCCACCCCGGGCCGCTGGGCAGCTACCTGGCCGCGAACGTGATTTTCACCACGATCTACGGCAAGCCCTACCAGACCGCCTGCACGCTGGACTTCCCGGCCGAACAGGCCGAATACATCCAGCGTGTGGCGCAGCAGACCGTGCTGGAAAACCTCACGCTGCTGAATATAAAAAGGTAA
- the nth gene encoding endonuclease III — MTTKERYDGVIAWFSEHMPVAESELHYTDPYQLLVAVILSAQCTDKRVNMTTPALFERFPTPFEMAKATAEEIYPYIRSISYPNNKARNLAGMARMLCKEFGGEVPSDLQQMQRLPGVGRKTANVLGAVLWQKEVMPVDTHVFRVSNRIGLTTNSKTPLQTELTLEKNIPSHLLPLAHHWLILHGRYVCMARSPKCGECGIAAWCRKYAADHRTKG; from the coding sequence ATGACTACCAAAGAGCGTTACGACGGCGTTATCGCCTGGTTCTCGGAGCACATGCCCGTGGCCGAGAGCGAATTGCACTATACGGATCCCTACCAGTTGCTCGTGGCCGTGATCCTTTCGGCGCAGTGTACCGACAAGCGGGTCAACATGACTACGCCCGCCCTGTTCGAGCGCTTCCCCACGCCGTTCGAAATGGCGAAGGCCACGGCCGAGGAGATTTACCCCTATATCCGAAGCATTTCCTATCCGAACAACAAGGCCCGCAACCTCGCGGGCATGGCGCGTATGCTGTGCAAAGAGTTCGGAGGCGAGGTGCCGAGCGACCTGCAGCAGATGCAGCGCCTGCCGGGTGTGGGGCGCAAGACGGCCAATGTGCTTGGCGCCGTGCTGTGGCAGAAGGAGGTGATGCCGGTGGACACGCATGTCTTCCGTGTTTCGAACCGTATCGGGCTGACGACCAATTCGAAAACTCCGTTGCAGACCGAGCTGACGCTCGAAAAGAACATCCCCTCGCACCTGCTGCCGCTCGCCCACCACTGGCTGATCCTCCACGGGCGTTATGTCTGCATGGCGCGCAGCCCCAAGTGCGGCGAATGCGGGATCGCCGCCTGGTGCCGCAAGTACGCCGCCGACCACCGGACGAAAGGGTAG
- a CDS encoding LysR substrate-binding domain-containing protein, with protein sequence MDDFRLKVFITAARTLSFTRTAEQLFISQPAVSKHVGELESRYKTQLFVRCGSRLELTPAGETLLACAERLAGDYRRMEYEMSLCASAVEGELRLGASTTIAQYLLPPILARFTTRFPGVRVSMMSGNSDQVEQALCGRGIDLGMVESLSRRQGLHYTLFAPDELVLVARTGGPYARTDAVTPDRLRQIPLVLREGGSGTLEVIKTALGKAGIRIPELNVVMRLGSTEGIKAFVRNSDAMAILSVISVVNELRSGTLRIVDVDSLSLTRDFVFVHAEAEPARLVRQFVDFARADR encoded by the coding sequence ATGGACGATTTCCGACTTAAAGTTTTCATCACCGCGGCCCGGACGCTCAGTTTCACCCGGACTGCCGAGCAGTTGTTCATTTCCCAGCCCGCCGTCAGCAAGCATGTCGGTGAGCTCGAATCCCGTTATAAGACGCAACTCTTCGTTCGTTGCGGCAGCCGCCTGGAGCTGACCCCGGCCGGCGAGACCCTGCTGGCCTGCGCCGAACGGCTGGCGGGCGACTACCGCCGCATGGAGTACGAGATGAGCCTCTGCGCGAGTGCGGTCGAGGGCGAACTGCGCCTGGGCGCCAGCACGACCATCGCCCAATACCTCCTGCCGCCGATCCTCGCCCGCTTCACCACGCGCTTCCCCGGCGTGCGGGTCTCGATGATGTCGGGTAACAGCGACCAGGTCGAACAGGCGCTGTGCGGGCGCGGCATCGACCTGGGGATGGTCGAGAGCCTCAGCCGCCGGCAGGGGTTGCACTACACGCTCTTCGCGCCCGACGAACTGGTGTTGGTCGCACGTACGGGCGGCCCCTATGCGCGGACGGATGCCGTGACGCCCGACCGTTTGCGGCAGATTCCCCTCGTGCTGCGCGAGGGCGGGTCGGGGACGCTCGAAGTCATCAAGACGGCACTCGGCAAGGCCGGGATTCGCATCCCGGAGCTGAACGTGGTGATGCGCCTCGGCTCGACCGAGGGGATCAAGGCGTTCGTGCGCAACAGCGACGCCATGGCCATCCTGTCGGTGATTTCGGTCGTGAACGAGCTGCGCAGCGGTACGCTGCGTATCGTCGATGTCGACTCCTTGTCGCTCACGCGCGACTTCGTGTTCGTGCATGCCGAGGCCGAACCTGCCCGGCTTGTCCGGCAGTTCGTCGATTTCGCCCGGGCTGACCGCTGA